A genomic window from Deltaproteobacteria bacterium includes:
- a CDS encoding M20/M25/M40 family metallo-hydrolase, whose product MRILWDEVKAEAVQYLQEYLQINTVNPPGHEKPAAEFLCKILEAEGLEVETYAADPERPNLICRLEGDGSKPGLILLHHMDVVPVEPENWSVNPFGGEIRDGFLWGRGALDMKSLGIMEMMAFLLAHRRSLPLQRDLIYIAVADEETGGRFGAAWLAENQADKCRAEYLLNEGGSGWTAGGLSGFFC is encoded by the coding sequence ATGAGAATTTTATGGGATGAAGTAAAAGCAGAGGCCGTTCAATACCTCCAGGAATACCTCCAGATAAACACCGTCAACCCCCCGGGTCATGAGAAGCCGGCTGCGGAATTCTTATGTAAAATCCTGGAGGCTGAAGGCCTCGAGGTTGAAACTTACGCGGCTGATCCCGAACGCCCCAACCTTATCTGCCGGCTTGAAGGAGATGGCTCCAAGCCGGGACTGATCCTGCTTCACCACATGGATGTGGTGCCGGTGGAACCGGAGAACTGGAGCGTCAACCCATTCGGCGGCGAGATACGAGACGGTTTCCTCTGGGGCCGAGGCGCTCTGGATATGAAGAGCCTTGGCATTATGGAGATGATGGCCTTTCTGCTGGCGCACCGGCGTTCCCTGCCTTTACAGAGAGACCTCATTTACATAGCCGTTGCGGATGAGGAGACCGGAGGTAGGTTTGGAGCTGCATGGCTGGCCGAAAATCAGGCCGATAAATGCAGGGCCGAATACCTGCTCAACGAGGGCGGTAGCGGCTGGACGGCCGGCGGCCTGTCGGGATTCTTTTGC